The proteins below come from a single Parageobacillus toebii NBRC 107807 genomic window:
- a CDS encoding ABC transporter permease, which yields MRRYARIFREFFRTCFVEELEYRSEFLGNLLSSFFGIGIAILTVNIFFYQTDQLAGWTYADVLVLLGVFNTLRGLIDFALRPNMPRLLEHVRRGTLDYILTKPVDSMFYVSFRHLVFWRLIDVLLGLGVIGYGLVEKHYIPSLVDVAVFIMTIAASFVLIYSLWMMLMTTSFWVIRIDDLSFIFDSFFETARFPIGMYRGWVRIVLTYVLPAAVITNMPALSLLGKWNIVTALISVVLAGVFLWLSRRFWRFALRFYTSASS from the coding sequence ATGCGGAGATATGCGCGGATTTTTCGCGAATTTTTCCGAACGTGTTTCGTCGAAGAACTGGAATATCGAAGCGAGTTTCTTGGCAATTTGCTGTCTAGCTTTTTTGGAATAGGGATTGCGATTTTAACGGTAAATATCTTTTTTTACCAAACTGATCAATTAGCGGGCTGGACATATGCTGATGTGCTTGTCTTGCTCGGCGTCTTTAATACACTCAGAGGGCTGATTGATTTTGCGCTTCGCCCGAATATGCCGCGCTTATTAGAACATGTCCGAAGAGGGACATTGGACTATATTTTGACAAAACCAGTCGACAGCATGTTTTATGTCAGCTTTCGTCATTTAGTGTTTTGGCGGCTGATTGATGTTTTGCTTGGTCTTGGAGTCATTGGCTATGGATTAGTAGAAAAGCATTATATTCCGTCACTAGTGGATGTGGCCGTTTTTATCATGACGATCGCTGCTTCATTTGTGTTAATTTATTCGTTATGGATGATGTTGATGACGACATCGTTTTGGGTCATCCGCATTGATGATTTATCGTTTATTTTTGATTCGTTTTTTGAAACAGCAAGATTTCCGATCGGCATGTACCGCGGCTGGGTGCGCATCGTGCTGACATATGTACTGCCTGCCGCAGTAATCACGAACATGCCTGCATTGTCGCTGTTAGGAAAGTGGAACATTGTTACCGCGCTGATATCCGTTGTACTCGCTGGCGTCTTTTTATGGCTGTCGCGCCGTTTTTGGCGTTTTGCGCTTCGCTTTTATACGAGCGCGAGCAGTTAA
- a CDS encoding ABC transporter permease, which produces MIRKYIALLRMKYVEMLAYRLATIVWMTGAIVQPLITMVVWMNIDPSQSDAFIFYFMAVIFVERMTSAWDVWELDHEIRDGTFSNYIIRPLHPIHWAIAENIIYKVLFLVILVPIWTVAALFVPALRFDMTGGQALLFLTAVLVGAALRFLLSYACGLLGFWITKVTAVYSLLEVISLFLSGRIAPLSMLPPLLQQWSVFLPFRYMIGFPIDIITGAINQKEIMNGFWIAFIWVVLFIIAVQWLWKAGLKKNQAVGG; this is translated from the coding sequence ATGATTCGTAAATACATCGCCCTTCTGCGCATGAAATATGTCGAAATGTTAGCTTATCGCCTCGCAACGATTGTTTGGATGACAGGAGCGATTGTCCAGCCGCTCATTACGATGGTCGTCTGGATGAATATCGACCCGTCCCAATCGGACGCGTTCATTTTTTATTTTATGGCCGTTATTTTCGTAGAACGCATGACGAGCGCGTGGGACGTTTGGGAACTCGACCATGAGATTCGCGATGGGACATTTTCCAACTATATTATTCGCCCGCTCCATCCGATTCATTGGGCCATTGCGGAAAACATCATTTATAAAGTGTTGTTTCTCGTCATATTAGTGCCGATATGGACGGTGGCAGCGCTGTTTGTGCCCGCGCTTCGCTTTGACATGACAGGCGGACAGGCGCTTCTGTTTTTGACGGCGGTGCTAGTTGGCGCGGCGCTTCGCTTTTTGCTCAGTTATGCTTGCGGCCTGCTTGGTTTTTGGATTACGAAAGTAACGGCAGTATATAGTTTGCTCGAAGTGATTTCTTTGTTTTTGTCAGGGCGGATTGCGCCGTTGTCGATGTTGCCGCCTCTATTGCAGCAGTGGAGCGTCTTTTTGCCGTTTCGCTATATGATTGGCTTTCCGATTGACATTATTACAGGAGCGATAAATCAAAAAGAAATAATGAACGGTTTTTGGATTGCGTTCATTTGGGTTGTTTTGTTTATTATTGCCGTGCAATGGTTATGGAAAGCGGGATTAAAGAAAAATCAAGCGGTAGGTGGGTGA
- a CDS encoding ABC transporter ATP-binding protein → MIHVKHLHKSFRVHVRQAGWLEAVRSLWNRKYRIVEAVKDISFTIQKGEIVGFLGPNGAGKTTTMKMLAGLLHPTSGEITVGGFVPFEQKAEFKKMMSLVMGQKSQLIWDIPPMETFLVNKAIYEIDDRTFRQTLDELVELLELEPLLDKPTRNLSLGQRMRCELAAALLHRPQVLFLDEPTIGLDVHTQEKVRRFIVDYNREHETTILLTSHYMGDVTALCDRVMIINYGKLIYDGELTVLTEKLAPYKRLEVRFAKVPDVRWEDYGEVVEIEDGNVALRVAREKVAEVSAHFLQHFHVHDINIQDPPMEEVITRAFQEGLNA, encoded by the coding sequence ATGATTCACGTTAAGCATTTACATAAATCATTTCGCGTGCATGTCCGGCAAGCGGGCTGGCTTGAGGCGGTCCGCAGCTTGTGGAACCGCAAATATCGGATTGTAGAAGCGGTCAAAGATATTTCGTTTACGATTCAAAAAGGAGAGATTGTTGGGTTTCTAGGTCCGAATGGGGCGGGAAAGACGACGACGATGAAAATGCTCGCGGGACTCCTTCACCCTACATCGGGAGAAATTACGGTTGGCGGCTTTGTGCCATTTGAACAAAAAGCGGAATTTAAAAAGATGATGAGTTTAGTGATGGGGCAAAAAAGCCAGCTTATTTGGGATATCCCGCCGATGGAAACATTTTTGGTGAACAAAGCGATTTATGAGATTGACGATCGAACATTTCGGCAAACATTAGACGAATTAGTGGAATTGTTGGAGCTAGAGCCGCTGCTAGACAAACCGACCCGCAATTTGTCGCTCGGGCAACGGATGCGCTGTGAACTTGCGGCGGCGCTGCTGCATCGCCCGCAAGTATTGTTTTTAGACGAGCCGACCATTGGACTCGATGTCCATACACAGGAAAAGGTGCGCCGTTTTATCGTTGATTACAATCGCGAGCATGAAACGACGATTTTGCTGACGTCGCATTATATGGGGGATGTGACGGCACTGTGCGACCGCGTCATGATTATCAATTACGGAAAGCTGATCTATGATGGAGAGCTGACGGTGCTGACGGAGAAACTCGCTCCATACAAGCGGCTTGAAGTTCGCTTTGCCAAGGTTCCTGACGTGCGCTGGGAAGATTACGGAGAGGTTGTGGAAATCGAAGACGGAAATGTGGCATTGCGGGTGGCGCGGGAAAAAGTGGCAGAAGTGTCGGCGCACTTTTTGCAGCATTTCCATGTGCATGATATTAACATTCAAGATCCGCCGATGGAAGAAGTAATTACGCGGGCGTTTCAGGAGGGATTGAATGCATGA
- a CDS encoding FecCD family ABC transporter permease has product MKRRAIVITALFFLLLLVVIISLNTGASKMSPLEVAKTLAGMGTAKQELILFEFRLPRMLIAILAGAGLALSGCIIQTISRNPLADPGLLGISTGAGVMVVLYLSLFPTGTDAPALFLPFLAFIGGALAAALVFGLSYEKQEGLLPGRLVLTGVAVAAGLSALMTVLSLRLSRELYQFAAVWLTGSIWGAAWEYVWALLPWILVLFAFVYYKARVLDALSFDEATATGLGVSVAKEQIQLLAAAVALAAASVSISGGIGFIGLIAPHLARRLIGVHHVYVLPASALLGACLLLGADTVGRAILQPSEIHAGIVVAIIGAPYFLYVLARSAR; this is encoded by the coding sequence ATGAAACGCCGCGCTATTGTTATTACTGCCCTTTTTTTTCTTTTGCTTTTGGTGGTTATCATCAGTCTGAATACCGGAGCAAGCAAAATGTCTCCATTAGAAGTGGCAAAAACGCTTGCTGGCATGGGGACAGCGAAGCAGGAGTTAATTTTATTTGAATTTCGTCTTCCCCGCATGTTGATTGCGATACTAGCAGGGGCTGGGCTGGCGCTGTCCGGATGCATTATACAGACGATATCGCGCAATCCGCTTGCCGACCCTGGTCTTTTAGGCATTTCGACCGGAGCGGGTGTAATGGTCGTATTATATCTTTCGTTGTTCCCAACGGGTACGGATGCCCCTGCATTATTTCTTCCTTTTCTTGCTTTTATTGGAGGTGCGTTGGCGGCGGCGCTTGTGTTTGGCTTGTCCTATGAAAAACAAGAAGGGCTGCTTCCCGGACGTCTCGTTTTAACAGGAGTGGCGGTCGCCGCTGGATTAAGTGCGCTCATGACGGTGCTGTCGCTTCGGCTCAGCAGGGAACTGTATCAATTTGCGGCAGTTTGGCTGACGGGAAGCATTTGGGGAGCGGCATGGGAATATGTATGGGCGCTTTTGCCGTGGATTCTCGTGTTGTTTGCCTTCGTTTATTACAAAGCGCGCGTGCTTGACGCGTTATCATTTGACGAAGCCACCGCAACAGGACTCGGCGTTTCAGTGGCAAAAGAACAAATTCAATTATTGGCGGCAGCTGTCGCATTAGCGGCCGCTTCCGTATCCATCAGCGGAGGCATCGGTTTTATCGGGTTAATTGCCCCACATTTGGCACGAAGATTAATCGGCGTACATCATGTCTATGTACTGCCGGCGTCCGCATTGCTTGGCGCTTGTTTGCTGCTGGGGGCGGATACGGTCGGACGAGCAATTTTGCAGCCATCGGAAATTCATGCAGGCATCGTTGTCGCCATCATTGGGGCGCCATATTTTTTATATGTATTGGCGCGTTCTGCACGTTAA
- a CDS encoding FecCD family ABC transporter permease, protein MEIEKHIKRSSRSWAAILVLVVGLSAILFSIALSISVGAADIRLTTVWDAVFHYDSRQTAHAIIRDLRLPRSLADVLVGASFAVAGAIMQGMTRNPLADAGLLGLNAGSTLMVAICFAFFPGLSYQSLIIWSFFGAAAAAGMVYGVSALSRGGVTPIRLVLAGAAVSALFTSLSEGIAIHFQLSQELAFWYAGGVAGVKWSQLKLLAPWIVAALVAALLLSRSITILSFGEEVATGLGQKTKIVKLMGAMIVLVLAGGAVSAVGPIGFVGLIVPHLARFFVGVDYRLVIPCSAVLGSLLMLWADIGARMIHPPYETPIGVLFALIGVPFFLYVSRKRKGEFA, encoded by the coding sequence ATGGAAATAGAGAAACATATAAAACGATCATCGCGTTCGTGGGCGGCAATATTGGTGCTAGTCGTTGGACTAAGCGCCATTCTTTTTAGCATCGCCCTGTCCATTTCGGTCGGTGCGGCGGATATCCGTTTAACGACAGTATGGGACGCAGTTTTTCATTACGATTCGCGGCAAACCGCCCATGCAATTATCCGCGATTTGCGCCTTCCTCGTTCCCTTGCGGATGTGCTTGTCGGAGCTAGTTTTGCGGTGGCGGGCGCCATCATGCAAGGAATGACGAGAAATCCGCTTGCTGATGCGGGGTTGTTAGGATTGAATGCCGGTTCGACATTGATGGTAGCAATTTGTTTTGCGTTTTTTCCTGGACTTTCTTATCAATCACTCATCATATGGTCGTTTTTCGGAGCGGCGGCGGCAGCCGGGATGGTGTATGGAGTCAGTGCGCTCTCAAGAGGCGGCGTTACTCCGATTCGCCTCGTGTTGGCGGGCGCGGCGGTAAGCGCATTGTTTACCTCGCTTAGTGAAGGAATCGCCATTCATTTTCAGCTTAGTCAAGAATTGGCGTTTTGGTATGCCGGCGGTGTCGCCGGGGTGAAGTGGAGCCAGCTGAAGCTTTTGGCGCCGTGGATTGTTGCGGCCTTAGTCGCAGCATTATTATTGTCTCGGTCCATCACCATATTAAGTTTCGGGGAGGAAGTTGCGACCGGATTAGGTCAGAAAACAAAGATCGTCAAACTAATGGGAGCGATGATCGTGCTTGTGCTTGCCGGCGGCGCAGTGTCCGCAGTCGGTCCAATCGGGTTTGTCGGTCTTATCGTTCCGCATCTGGCCCGCTTTTTTGTTGGCGTCGATTATCGTTTGGTTATTCCATGTTCCGCGGTGCTCGGCAGTTTGTTGATGCTTTGGGCGGACATCGGTGCTAGAATGATTCATCCGCCATATGAAACACCGATTGGCGTGTTGTTCGCTTTAATTGGTGTGCCGTTTTTCCTTTATGTCTCCCGCAAGCGAAAGGGGGAATTTGCATGA
- a CDS encoding iron-hydroxamate ABC transporter substrate-binding protein, with translation MLTRKRSIVFMLILVLVLAMMSACGNQKDNTASEKESKTEENATKTFTMANGKKVKIPAHPKRVVMPYEFLGNALALGVKPVGVTQAVMENPYIKEQAKGIENVGNPISLEKVVELNPDLIIVYLEDQYKQLSKIAPTVFIPFGHYKNIQEEMRVFGELFGKQKEAEQWIQQFDKKAAAAREKIKGVIGENETVGIYKLQGKDFYAIGDNFGHAGQIIYNALQLTPPEKIKQEVIQGPQWKLISLEALPDYAADHMFWTVYKMDGTEQAEKELKNSAIWKNLNAVKNHHVYEMKIEDIWFSDAISLEHQLDLVVDTLLSANQK, from the coding sequence ATGTTGACGAGAAAAAGAAGTATCGTATTCATGCTGATCCTGGTTCTCGTTCTCGCAATGATGAGCGCTTGCGGGAATCAGAAAGACAATACAGCATCGGAAAAGGAATCCAAGACAGAAGAGAATGCAACGAAAACATTTACGATGGCGAACGGGAAAAAAGTCAAAATTCCCGCACATCCAAAACGGGTGGTAATGCCATATGAATTTTTAGGAAACGCGCTGGCGCTTGGGGTGAAACCAGTCGGCGTCACGCAGGCAGTTATGGAGAACCCGTACATAAAAGAACAAGCAAAAGGGATTGAAAACGTCGGCAATCCGATTTCCCTAGAAAAAGTTGTTGAATTAAATCCAGATTTAATTATTGTATATTTAGAAGACCAATACAAACAGCTATCGAAAATCGCTCCGACTGTTTTCATTCCTTTTGGCCATTATAAAAACATCCAAGAAGAAATGCGGGTATTTGGCGAGCTTTTTGGCAAGCAAAAGGAAGCGGAGCAATGGATTCAACAATTTGATAAGAAGGCGGCAGCCGCCCGTGAAAAAATTAAAGGCGTCATCGGCGAAAATGAGACCGTTGGCATTTATAAACTGCAAGGAAAAGATTTTTACGCCATCGGCGACAATTTTGGCCATGCTGGTCAAATTATTTATAACGCTCTGCAGCTGACACCGCCAGAAAAAATTAAACAAGAAGTGATTCAAGGTCCGCAATGGAAATTGATTTCGCTAGAGGCGTTGCCTGACTATGCCGCTGATCACATGTTTTGGACGGTATATAAAATGGACGGAACCGAACAGGCGGAAAAAGAGCTGAAAAACAGCGCGATTTGGAAAAACTTAAATGCGGTGAAAAACCATCATGTTTACGAAATGAAGATCGAAGACATTTGGTTTTCTGATGCCATTTCACTTGAACATCAGCTCGACCTTGTTGTCGATACATTGCTTTCTGCAAATCAAAAGTAG
- a CDS encoding aldehyde dehydrogenase family protein, whose protein sequence is MERYEQWNQSFINGEWVEGESSRTYDILNPYDNSVITSVRLATVQQLHDAFEAANEAQKAWARSSVEERKEVLRKAAEYLQANREAIIDVIVRETGGTLLKANVEFQLAIEILEEALRYAGEVQTVREVPSNIEGKVNYIYQLPLGVIASISPFNFPLNLSMRTIAPAIALGNSVVHKPDIQVGLTGGVIIARAFEYAGLPKGVLNVILTDIEEIGDEMLTNRHARLISFTGSTAVGKHIGEIAGRQLKRVALELGGNSPFVVLSDADVDRAVDAAIFGKFIHQGQICMIINRIIVHESKYNEFVEKFVKRAKSLPYGDPKDPHTVIGPLINEKQMEKALRIIEEAKSEGIKIALEGKRIGNILTPYVFIDVDPSSKLAQTELFAPIATVIKAKTDEEAIAIANNTEYGLSSAIFTSDLTKGKELALQIDSGMTHINDQTVNDAPNIPFGGNKASGLGRFGNPWVVEEFTITKWVSVQTKKRTYPF, encoded by the coding sequence ATGGAGCGTTATGAACAATGGAATCAAAGTTTTATAAACGGCGAGTGGGTAGAAGGAGAAAGCAGTCGAACATACGACATTTTAAATCCGTATGATAATTCGGTCATTACTTCTGTACGTCTGGCAACGGTACAACAGCTTCATGACGCGTTTGAGGCGGCAAATGAGGCACAAAAGGCGTGGGCGCGTTCGTCTGTAGAGGAAAGAAAAGAAGTATTGCGTAAAGCAGCAGAGTATTTACAAGCCAATCGTGAAGCCATTATCGATGTCATTGTCCGTGAAACCGGAGGAACGCTTCTCAAAGCAAATGTGGAATTCCAGCTTGCGATCGAAATTTTAGAGGAAGCTTTGCGTTATGCTGGTGAAGTTCAAACAGTGAGAGAAGTACCTTCTAACATCGAAGGAAAAGTCAACTATATTTATCAACTGCCATTAGGGGTTATCGCCTCTATTTCTCCGTTTAATTTTCCATTGAACTTATCGATGAGAACGATTGCTCCGGCCATTGCTTTAGGGAATAGCGTTGTGCACAAACCGGATATTCAAGTGGGATTAACCGGTGGAGTCATTATTGCAAGAGCGTTTGAGTATGCCGGTCTTCCAAAAGGGGTATTAAACGTTATCTTAACAGATATTGAAGAAATCGGCGATGAAATGCTGACCAACCGACACGCCCGTTTGATTAGCTTTACTGGTTCTACCGCTGTCGGCAAACATATTGGGGAAATTGCTGGAAGACAGTTAAAGCGAGTCGCTTTGGAACTAGGGGGAAATAGCCCATTCGTCGTATTGTCGGATGCTGATGTGGATCGTGCAGTAGATGCTGCAATATTCGGGAAATTTATCCATCAAGGTCAGATTTGTATGATTATTAATCGCATCATTGTGCATGAAAGCAAGTATAATGAGTTTGTGGAAAAATTCGTAAAAAGAGCAAAATCACTTCCATATGGCGATCCGAAAGATCCGCATACGGTTATTGGTCCATTGATTAATGAAAAGCAGATGGAAAAAGCATTACGGATCATTGAAGAGGCAAAAAGTGAAGGAATAAAAATTGCTTTAGAAGGAAAGCGAATCGGAAACATTTTAACTCCGTATGTTTTTATTGATGTCGATCCGTCGAGTAAGCTGGCACAAACTGAATTGTTTGCCCCAATTGCTACAGTCATCAAAGCGAAAACGGATGAAGAAGCTATCGCTATCGCCAATAACACAGAATATGGGTTAAGTTCCGCTATTTTTACGAGTGATTTAACTAAAGGAAAAGAATTAGCATTACAGATTGACAGCGGTATGACCCATATCAATGACCAAACAGTGAATGATGCTCCGAACATTCCGTTTGGAGGCAATAAAGCAAGTGGGTTAGGGAGATTTGGAAATCCATGGGTAGTAGAAGAATTTACTATTACAAAATGGGTATCTGTGCAAACAAAGAAGAGAACATATCCATTTTAA
- a CDS encoding cupin domain-containing protein produces MAEANPFFQSKEVKEFTKKIEQYHLGPLWEAIPDLMHKEPTPEAVPYLWKGETIRKLLLEATQIFTPERGGERRAIYLQNPGLKHRQPWGWASTTNTLYAAVQLILPGETAPSHRHTQSAMRFITNGKGAYSIVQGERLFMEEGDFLITPGGLWHGHSHPGDGPMFWMDCLDIPFIYATGGTFFEPYPDGIEPPSLPDDYSARKYRGGMVRPISDRKAKVAPLGLYKWKQTEAALTGLSDFEPDPYDGIAVEYINPSTGHTANPNIAAWMQKLPAGYHSKAHRHTYSAIYHVFKGEGYTVINGVRFDWTKGDYFVIPNWAWHEHVNTSNEEALLFCANDLPIMEKLGLQREEEYPNNNGYQQVVSEFKPEVGVV; encoded by the coding sequence ATGGCAGAAGCCAATCCGTTTTTCCAAAGCAAGGAAGTAAAAGAGTTTACGAAAAAAATCGAACAGTATCATTTAGGGCCGCTATGGGAAGCGATTCCGGATTTAATGCATAAGGAGCCGACTCCAGAAGCGGTTCCATACTTATGGAAAGGAGAAACGATTCGGAAGTTGCTGTTAGAAGCGACACAAATTTTTACTCCCGAGCGCGGCGGCGAAAGAAGAGCCATTTACCTGCAAAATCCAGGATTAAAGCACCGCCAGCCGTGGGGATGGGCGTCGACAACCAATACATTGTACGCTGCCGTACAGCTTATTTTGCCGGGGGAAACGGCACCTTCTCATCGGCATACCCAAAGTGCGATGCGCTTCATTACCAACGGTAAAGGAGCTTATTCGATAGTACAAGGGGAACGGTTATTTATGGAAGAAGGGGATTTCTTAATTACTCCGGGAGGGTTATGGCATGGCCATAGCCATCCGGGAGATGGGCCAATGTTTTGGATGGATTGTCTGGATATTCCGTTTATTTATGCGACAGGCGGCACGTTCTTTGAACCTTATCCAGATGGCATTGAACCTCCGTCGTTGCCGGATGATTACTCGGCGCGGAAATATCGGGGCGGAATGGTTCGGCCAATCAGCGACCGTAAAGCAAAAGTAGCGCCGTTAGGGCTATATAAATGGAAACAAACAGAAGCTGCGTTGACAGGATTAAGCGATTTTGAACCAGATCCTTATGATGGCATTGCCGTAGAATATATCAATCCATCGACAGGACATACAGCAAATCCAAATATTGCGGCTTGGATGCAGAAGCTGCCGGCAGGCTATCATTCCAAAGCCCATCGCCATACGTATTCGGCTATTTACCACGTATTTAAAGGAGAAGGGTATACCGTCATTAACGGCGTCCGCTTTGACTGGACGAAAGGAGATTATTTCGTGATTCCAAACTGGGCTTGGCATGAGCATGTCAATACTTCGAATGAGGAAGCGCTATTATTCTGCGCAAATGATTTGCCGATTATGGAGAAGCTTGGTTTACAACGGGAAGAGGAATATCCAAACAACAATGGATATCAACAGGTTGTTAGTGAGTTTAAACCGGAGGTAGGCGTTGTGTAA
- a CDS encoding DinB family protein has protein sequence MSKIQQYQEEMNQSIDEIIEKAKTLPEEVIRWKPSAEEWSIMEILCHVEEVIGYWTRELVRVIQAGGTEWGRGLQDEARLAAVRQADQRAVSDVIQGIEQARRFANEQFASLSDADLALEAPHRNPKFGIKPMTFLVEHFITEHLANHNKQIERNSKKYESQQKA, from the coding sequence ATGTCAAAAATTCAACAGTACCAAGAAGAAATGAATCAATCAATTGATGAAATTATCGAGAAAGCAAAAACATTGCCAGAAGAGGTGATTCGTTGGAAACCATCCGCCGAGGAATGGTCTATTATGGAGATACTTTGTCATGTGGAAGAAGTGATTGGCTATTGGACAAGAGAGCTTGTCCGTGTCATTCAAGCGGGTGGTACAGAATGGGGAAGAGGTTTGCAAGATGAAGCAAGATTAGCAGCGGTCCGTCAGGCAGATCAACGAGCTGTTTCTGATGTCATCCAAGGAATCGAACAAGCAAGACGGTTTGCCAATGAACAATTTGCTTCGTTAAGTGACGCGGATTTAGCGTTAGAAGCGCCTCACCGCAATCCGAAATTTGGAATAAAACCGATGACTTTTTTAGTCGAACATTTTATCACGGAACATTTAGCAAACCACAATAAACAGATCGAAAGAAACTCAAAAAAATATGAGTCGCAACAAAAAGCGTAA
- a CDS encoding fumarylacetoacetate hydrolase family protein — translation MKIINYRHGEIVRAGCIVGENVVDLNKAYIQLLKAKGYPRAEQLAAALVPSNTIELIEGGEKSFEEAYKAVDFALANGIVINRSDVKIEAPILKPNKIICVGHNYREHILEMKRELPEYPVIFAKFNNTIIGPEDDIPLPPITEQLDYEAEFAFVIGKRARNVSQADALDYVAGYTIVNDVTARDLQRRTLQWLQGKTLDGSAPMGPWLVTKDEIPDPHSLEIVLTVNGEERQRSNTKNLVFNVHYLVEFLSHIMTLEPGDVVCTGTPGGVGVARNPQVFLQDGDVVRIEVEKIGVLENRIKAVSNAVEVGR, via the coding sequence ATGAAAATTATTAACTATCGACACGGAGAGATCGTTCGGGCAGGATGCATTGTCGGAGAAAACGTAGTGGATCTCAACAAGGCATATATTCAGTTATTGAAAGCAAAAGGCTATCCAAGAGCAGAACAACTGGCAGCGGCGTTAGTCCCATCCAACACGATAGAACTGATAGAAGGCGGCGAAAAGAGTTTTGAGGAAGCGTACAAAGCGGTTGATTTCGCCTTGGCCAATGGCATTGTCATCAACCGTTCGGATGTCAAAATCGAAGCGCCTATATTAAAGCCAAATAAAATCATTTGCGTAGGCCATAACTACCGGGAACACATTTTGGAAATGAAACGGGAATTGCCAGAGTATCCGGTTATTTTCGCAAAATTTAACAATACCATTATCGGTCCGGAAGATGATATTCCGCTTCCGCCGATTACCGAACAGCTGGACTATGAAGCAGAATTTGCGTTTGTGATTGGAAAACGAGCGCGCAATGTATCACAGGCCGATGCGTTAGACTATGTGGCGGGATATACGATCGTAAATGACGTAACGGCAAGGGATTTGCAACGCAGAACGCTGCAATGGCTGCAAGGAAAGACGCTGGATGGCAGTGCGCCTATGGGACCGTGGCTGGTGACGAAAGATGAAATTCCTGATCCTCATTCGTTAGAGATTGTGTTGACGGTGAACGGGGAAGAACGGCAGCGTTCGAATACGAAAAATCTTGTATTTAATGTTCATTATCTTGTGGAATTTTTATCTCATATTATGACACTTGAACCTGGCGATGTTGTATGCACGGGAACTCCTGGTGGAGTCGGGGTGGCTCGAAACCCACAAGTATTTTTGCAAGATGGGGATGTAGTGCGGATTGAAGTAGAGAAGATAGGAGTTCTTGAAAATCGTATTAAAGCAGTATCGAACGCCGTGGAGGTGGGACGGTAA
- a CDS encoding acyl-CoA thioesterase yields MEYQFKVNWGDTDAAGIVFYPNFYKWMDQATHHYFSKLGFSTWKLFHEDYTGIPIVEAKCRFQSPLFFEDEVCVKSAIVELRDKVFKIQHQFFKGEQMIAEGYEIRVWANFKNGKPKAVPIPDEIREKMKKALSDNIQVLG; encoded by the coding sequence ATGGAGTATCAATTCAAGGTAAACTGGGGAGATACGGACGCTGCTGGCATTGTGTTTTATCCTAATTTTTATAAATGGATGGACCAAGCAACGCATCACTATTTTTCCAAATTAGGATTTTCCACTTGGAAGCTATTTCATGAAGATTATACAGGTATACCAATTGTGGAAGCAAAATGCCGATTCCAATCTCCGCTCTTTTTTGAAGATGAGGTGTGTGTAAAGTCAGCGATCGTCGAATTGCGGGATAAGGTTTTCAAAATTCAGCATCAATTTTTCAAAGGAGAACAGATGATTGCCGAAGGTTATGAGATACGTGTTTGGGCGAACTTTAAAAATGGAAAGCCGAAAGCAGTGCCTATTCCGGATGAAATTCGAGAAAAAATGAAGAAAGCGTTGAGCGACAATATACAGGTTTTAGGATAA